A genomic stretch from Setaria viridis chromosome 1, Setaria_viridis_v4.0, whole genome shotgun sequence includes:
- the LOC117858698 gene encoding DEAD-box ATP-dependent RNA helicase 35A, producing the protein MAATAAASAAAAAAANSDDDNNYEEYIPVAKRRALEAERLRQLRLSKPAPSSASSSLAMPPPPPPPPTQPSAPDAAAKPSLLVKSTQLKRAAPEVTATEQRIQQEKEVIENLSSDSKSLRSVREIAKGIIYTEPIQTGWKPPLRLRRMPLAKANELRRKWHIIVDGNDVPPPARDFRDLRLPEPILRKLRERGIVQPTPIQVQGLPVVLSGRDMIGIAFTGSGKTLVFVLPLIMVALQEEILMPIVPGEGPFGMIICPSRELAKQTYDVIEQFLLPLKDAGYPEIRPLLCIGGVDMRTQLDVLKKGVHIVVATPGRLKDLLAKKKMNLDNCRYLTLDEADRLVDLGFEEDIKEVFDHFKDQRQTLLFSATMPQKIQNFAKNALVQPVTVNVGRAGAANLDVIQEVEYVKEDARIIYLLECLQKTPPPVLIFCENKVDVDYIHEYLLLKGVEAVAIHGGKDQEERQNAIDSFKSGKKDVLVATDVASKGLDFPDIQHVINYDMPAEIENYVHRIGRTGRCGKTGIATTFINKNQTETTLLDLKHLLKEAKQRIPPVLAELDDPLEDEEIIARESGVKGCAYCGGLGHRVGDCPKLEHQKSMAIAGSRKDYFGGGGYRGEI; encoded by the exons atggccgccaccgcggccgcctcagccgccgccgccgcggcggcgaactccgacgacgacaacaactaCGAGGAGTACATCCCGGTGGCCAAGCGCCGGGCCTTGGAGGCCGAGCGCCTCCGCCAGCTCCGCCTCTCGAAGCCGgcgccgtcctccgcctcctcctccctcgcgaTGCCGcccccccctcctccgcccccgACGCAGCCCTccgcccccgacgccgccgccaagcccAGCCTCCTCGTCAAGTCCACGCAGCTCAAGCGCGCGGCCCCGGAGGTGACCGCCACGGAGCAGCGCATCCAGCAGGAGAAGGAGGTGATCGAGAACCTCTCCTCCGACAGCAAGTCCCTCAGGTCCGTACGCGAGATCGCCAAGGGCATCATCTACACGGAGCCGATCCAGACCGGGTGGAagccgcccctccgcctccgccgcatgCCGCTCGCCAAGGCCAACGAGCTCCGCCGCAAGTGGCACATCATCGTCGACGGCAACGacgtcccgccgcccgcgcgggaCTTCCGCGACCTACGCCTCCCCGAGCCCATTCTCCGGAAGCTGCGCGAGAGGGGCATCGTCCAGCCCACGCCCATCCAGGTGCAGGGGCTGCCCGTTGTGCTCTCCGGCCGTGACATGATCGGCATCGCGTTCACGGGGTCGGGGAAGACGCTGGTGTTCGTGCTACCGCTTATCATGGTGGCGCTGCAGGAGGAGATATTGATGCCGATTGTGCCTGGGGAGGGCCCATTTGGGATGATCATCTGCCCGTCGCGGGAGCTTGCTAAGCAGACTTATGATGTGATTGAGCAGTTCCTCCTTCCACTCAAGGACGCCGGGTACCCCGAGATAAGGCCGTTGCTTTGCATTGGGGGTGTGGATATGAGGACGCAGCTGGATGTGTTGAAGAAGGGCGTTCACATTGTGGTGGCAACGCCTGGCCGGCTCAAGGATCTTCTTGCCAAGAAGAAGATGAATCTCGATAACTGCAG GTACTTAACCTTAGATGAAGCGGATAGGCTGGTTGACTTGGGATTTGAGGAGGACATCAAGGAGGTTTTTGACCATTTCAAGGATCAAAGGCAGACCCTTCTTTTTTCTGCTACTATGCCTCAGAAGATTCAAAATTTTGCGAAGAATGCCCTTGTGCAACCAGTTACTGTCAATGTGGGGAGAGCTGGAGCAGCAAATCTTGATGTCATTCAAGAAGTCGAGTATGTCAAGGAAGATGCTAGAATTATATACCTCCTTGAATGCCTCCAAAAAACTCCACCCCCTGTTCTTATCTTTTGTGAAAACAAGGTTGATGTCGACTACATCCACGAGTACCTTCTTCTTAAGGGTGTGGAGGCTGTTGCGATCCATGGAGGAAAAGATCAAGAGGAAAGACAGAATGCAATTGACTCTTTCAAGTCTGGGAAGAAGGAtgttctggtggctaccgatgtTGCATCAAAGGGTCTTGATTTCCCTGATATCCAGCATGTCATCAACTACGACATGCCTGCCGAAATTGAGAACTATGTCCACAGAATCGGTCGAACAGGTCGTTGTGGTAAGACTGGCATAGCAACTACCTTCATCAACAAGAACCAAACCGAGACCACACTTCTCGATCTCAAGCACCTGCTGAAGGAGGCAAAGCAGAGGATTCCACCGGTGTTGGCGGAACTCGATGACCCATTGGAGGACGAGGAAATAATCGCCAGGGAGAGTGGTGTTAAGGGATGTGCGTATTGTGGTGGGCTTGGCCATCGTGTTGGTGACTGTCCGAAGCTGGAGCACCAGAAGTCCATGGCAATTGCAGGCTCGAGGAAAGACTACTTTGGCGGTGGGGGCTACCGAGGAGAAATATGA
- the LOC117846591 gene encoding putative adagio-like protein 2: MEWDSDSDGGVGGDDEEEEEEEVRIGGGEGGASPGFALAIEGVLGACGMVVSDALEPDFPIIYVNRGFEDATGYRAEEVLGRNCRFLQCRGPFAQRRHPLVDTAVVSGIRRCLEEGTEFQGDLLNFRKDGSPYMAKLQITPIYGDDDMITHYMGIQFFNDSNVDLGPSPGSVTKELARSTWIAPDNTPPPTSVGKGNFWEHSSLFLLSDEVLCQKILSKLSPRDIAAVNSVCKRLYHMTKNDDLWRMVCQNAWGGEATRALEIVAGSRNLAWGRLARELTTLESVAWRKLTIGGTVEPSRCNFSACAVGNRVVLFGGEGVNMQPMNDTFVLDLSASKPEWRHINVSSAPPGRWGHTLSCLNGSRLILFGGCGGQGLLNDVFILDLDAQHPTWREIPGIAPPVPRSWHSSCTVDGTKLVVSGGCADSGVLLSDTYLLDVTMEKPVWREIPASWTPPSRLGHSLSVYDGKKILMFGGLAKSGPLRLRSSDVFTLDLSDDNPSWRCITGSGMPGAGNPAGVGPPPRLDHVAVSLPGGRVLIFGGSVAGLHSASQLHLLDPAEEKPTWRILNVPGRPPRFAWGHSTCVVGGTKAIVLGGQTGEEWTLTEIHELSLISSLVSR, translated from the exons ATGGAGTGGGACAGCGactccgacggcggcgtcggcggggatgatgaggaggaggaagaggaggaggtccGGATCGGGGGCGGGGAGGGGGGCGCGTCCCCGGGGTTCGCGCTGGCCATCGAGGGCGTGCTGGGGGCGTGCGGGATGGTGGTCTCCGACGCGCTCGAGCCCGACTTCCCCATCATCTACGTCAACCGCGGGTTCGAGGACGCCACCGGGTACCGCGCCGAGGAGGTGCTCGGGAGGAACTG CCGGTTTTTACAATGCAGAGGACCATTTGCTCAGAGGAGACATCCCCTTGTTGATACTGCAGTCGTTTCTGGGATTCGGAGATGTTTAGAGGAAGGGACTGAGTTCCAGGGTGATCTGTTGAATTTTAGAAAAGATGGTTCCCCTTACATGGCAAAGCTGCAAATAACACCCATATACGGAGATGATGACATGATAACACACTATATGGGCATTCAGTTTTTCAATGATTCCAATGTGGATTTGGGGCCCTCGCCTGGCTCTGTAACAAAGGAACTTGCGAGATCTACATGGATTGCACCAGATAACACTCCCCCACCGACCTCAGTGGGCAAGGGTAATTTCTGGGAACATTCTAGTCTCTTCCTACTGAGTGATGAGGTACTGTGCCAGAAGATCCTGTCAAAACTGTCACCCAGGGATATAGCAGCTGTAAACTCTGTTTGTAAGCGACTGTATCACATGACGAAGAATGATGACCTTTGGAGGATGGTTTGTCAGAATGCATGGGGTGGTGAGGCTACTCGAGCCCTTGAGATTGTGGCAGGATCAAGAAATTTGGCATGGGGACGACTAGCGCGAGAGTTGACCACCCTGGAATCTGTTGCCTGGAGGAAATTGACAATCGGTGGCACAGTAGAGCCATCTCGCTGCAATTTCAGTGCTTGTGCTGTAGGCAACCGTGTTGTCCTTTTTGGTGGAGAGGGTGTTAACATGCAGCCGATGAATGATACTTTTGTTCTGGATTTGAGTGCCAGCAAGCCAGAATGGAGGCACATCAATGTGAGCTCAGCTCCTCCTGGTCGCTGGGGCCATACCTTATCATGCCTAAATGGATCACGGCTGATTCTGTTCGGTGGCTGTGGGGGGCAGGGGCTACTGAATGATGTCTTCATTTTGGATCTGGATGCACAGCATCCAACTTGGCGTGAGATTCCCGGCATTGCACCACCAGTGCCACGGTCGTGGCATAGCTCTTGCACAGTGGATGGTACAAAGCTGGTTGTTTCTGGTGGTTGTGCTGACTCTGGTGTTCTTCTCAGTGATACCTACCTCCTAGATGTTACAATGGAAAAACCTGTTTGGAGGGAAATACCTGCATCTTGGACTCCACCTTCTAGACTTGGGCATTCTCTCTCTGTTTATGACGGCAAGAAAATATTGATGTTCGGTGGTCTTGCTAAAAGTGGCCCTCTACGGCTCAGGTCTAGTGATGTGTTCACTCTAGATTTAAGTGATGACAACCCATCCTGGCGGTGCATCACTGGCAGTGGGATGCCAGGAGCTGGTAATCCTGCTGGAGTTGGCCCACCTCCTCGCCTTGATCATGTTGCGGTGAGCCTTCCTGGAGGAAGAGTTTTGATATTTGGTGGGTCTGTGGCAGGTCTTCACTCAGCTTCTCAGCTtcacctcctggatccagctgAAGAGAAGCCAACCTGGAGGATTCTGAATGTTCCAGGGCGGCCTCCACGGTTCGCCTGGGGCCACAGCACTTGTGTCGTCGGAGGAACAAAGGCCATAGTTCTTGGAGGACAAACTGGAGAAGAGTGGACGCTAACTGAAATACATGAGCTTTCTCTGATAAGCTCATTAGTTTCAAGATGA
- the LOC117838768 gene encoding uncharacterized protein, whose protein sequence is MSSVTTAGSAEEHPVSVEEFVGAHLSLGIGGGEGSSRSPQQQGRPRTVQLFGEVLSLQVDDEYHDGARRREPAAAAGRKKRDHSGSGARQNKKARTFQDGGDGGGGGGRKKLRLTGAQAAMLEDSFRAHNILSHAEKQELARRVGLSARQVEVWFQNRRARTKLKQTEVDCELLHRWCDRLTDENARLRRDLADLRASATARLAVCAACCDKQVDARAGEMA, encoded by the exons ATGTCCAGCGTCACCACGGCcggcagcgcggaggagcaccCCGTCTCCGTCGAGGAGTTCGTCGGCGCGCACCTCTCCCtcgggatcggcggcggcgaagggagtAGCCGGTCGCCGCAGCAGCAGGGGAGGCCGCGGACGGTGCAGCTGTTCGGCGAGGTGCTGTCGCTGCAGGTCGACGACGAGTACCATGATGGAGCGCGTCGACGggagcccgcggcggcggcgggcaggaagAAGAGAGATCACAGCGGTAGTGGTGCTAGGCAGAACAAGAAGGCCAGGACATtccaggacggcggcgacggcggcggcggtggcgggaggaagaagctccGGCTCACCGGTGCGCAGGCCGCCATGCTGGAGGACAGCTTCCGCGCCCACAACATCCTCTCCCAC GCGGAGAAGCAGGAGCTGGCGCGGCGGGTGGGTCTGAGCGCGCGTCAGGTGGAGGTCTGGTTCCAGAACCGGCGGGCCAGGACAAAGCTGAAACAGACCGAGGTCGACTGCGAGCTGCTCCACCGCTGGTGCGACCGCCTCACCGACGAGAACGCCCGCCTCCGGCGAGACCTCGCCGACCTCCGGGCGTCCGCGACCGCGAGGCTCGCCGTCTGCGCCGCCTGCTGCGACAAGCAGGTCGACGCCCGCGCCGGCGAGATGGCGTGA
- the LOC117840743 gene encoding uncharacterized protein codes for MAAAGKARVVVVGGGVAGSLLAKTMERHADVVLLDPKEYLEIPWAELRSTVEPSFAERSLIYHKDYLTDATIVTSSAVNITIDAVLTADGQSLPYDYLVIATGHALTSPGSRDDRVKEFQRDNQKIESSDSVLIIGGGPTGVELAGEIAVDYPQKKVTLIHRGPRLLEFIGEKASRKSLDWLTSKKVDVLLQQSVDLGSLSDTEKVYKTSGGETITADCHFVCIGKPLSSSWLNDTILKESLDNKGRVMVEKDLRVKGYNNVFAIGDITDIPEIKQGYLAQKHALLVAKNLKLLIKGSPNTKLSTYSTGFPLALVSLGRNEGVAQFPYLTISGCLPGKIKSRDLFISKTRKQIGLNG; via the exons atggcggcggcggggaaggccagggtggtggtggtgggcggcggcgtcgcggggtCCCTCCTCGCCAAGACCATGGAGCGCCACGCCGAcgtcgtcctcctcgaccc GAAGGAGTACCTGGAGATCCCCTGGGCTGAACTGAGGTCAACGGTCGAGCCATCTTTCGCTGAGAGATCTTTGATCTATCACAAAGATTACCTCACAGATGCGACCATCGTGACATCCTCTGCGGTCAATATCACTATAGATGCCGTCCTGACAGCTGACGGTCAATCTCTTCCATATGATTACCTCGTCATAGCGACTGGTCATGCTTTGACTTCTCCTGGCAGCAGAGATGACAGGGTCAAAGAATTCCAGAGAG ATAATCAGAAGATAGAATCATCAGATTCTGTGTTGATAATTGGGGGTGGTCCAACTGGGGTTGAACTAGCTGGAGAGATTGCTGTAGACTACCCGCAGAAGAAGGTGACCCTTATCCATAGAGGACCACGTCTACTCGAATTCATTGGAGAGAAGGCTTCAAGGAAGTCTCTTGATTGGCTGACTTCGAAGAAAGTAGATGTGCTTCTTCAGCAATCAGTTGACTTGGGGTCACTATCAGATACAGAAAAGGTCTACAAAACATCAGGTGGAGAAACAATAACAGCTGATTGCCACTTTGTGTGCATTGGCAAGCCACTGAGTTCATCGTGGCTAAATGACACCATCCTGAAGGAATCTTTGGATAACAAGGGGAGAGTAATGGTGGAGAAGGATCTACGAGTGAAAGGTTATAACAACGTTTTTGCTATTGGTGACATCACAGATATTCCT GAAATCAAACAAGGGTACCTCGCCCAGAAGCATGCGCTGCTGGTGGCAAAGAACCTGAAATTACTGATCAAGGGTTCTCCTAACACCAAACTGTCAACTTACAGCACCGGCTTTCCGTTGGCACTGGTCTCTCTTGGAAGGAACGAAGGGGTGGCTCAGTTCCCGTACCTGACAATCAGTGGGTGCTTACCAGGCAAGATCAAATCCCGGGATCTATTCATCAGCAAGACGAGGAAGCAGATTGGCCTGAATGGTTGA
- the LOC117864380 gene encoding uncharacterized protein, translated as MRRRRWAPLAAAAACLVALIVLLAAVHGAPGAGAPVPAATRSVASGGGRRAAAATAAFDAAAASRVARCKKQGEKWKNKADAACAVLPGDGGDDDDKRVVPTGANPLHNR; from the coding sequence ATGAGGAGGCGACGGtgggcgccgctcgccgccgccgccgcgtgcctcGTCGCGCTCATCGTTCTCCTGGCCGCAGTCCACGGCGCcccgggcgccggcgcgccggtgCCCGCGGCCACACGCtcggtggcgagcggcggcggcaggcgtgccgccgccgccacggccgccttcgacgccgccgccgcctctagAGTCGCGCGGTGCAAGAAGCAGGGGGAGAAGTGGAAGAACAAAGCTGACGCCGCGTGCGCGGTGTtgcccggcgacggcggcgacgacgacgacaagcgGGTCGTGCCGACCGGCGCCAACCCCCTGCACAACAGATGA
- the LOC117838089 gene encoding uncharacterized protein, whose amino-acid sequence MEPSRSLPRSASELADPPSPFSSNPAHHPVSMPTTPAGASSSASASFGCIAARPATDSPPSTPSRARSSKPTTPAAAAAAYYASLWSPRRLMQRAARAFRSSRSRRVRADKDAGEERASSPTSRVSDEARAASVVGAGGATEIAGGDGHGDDAGIVQQQQEEEERHDHPEVVPEKIIHEMNHHAPPVFVTEEDGECGAKTTPAEEKETTPAAAAATVEEDVESPKKGAALMTLEPAPEAAVTTAEEVADKFVTVVKKAIRKHEEEQGEKKGAAGKFQLGSRVKTAMEARPESEQPQRREVARSNDVIEEARSKLLEKRQCSRVRALVGAFETVMEAAAAAGTPRNGTPRHGSCKSA is encoded by the coding sequence ATGGAGCCGTCGCGGTCCCTGCCGCGGAGCGCGAGCGAGCTCGCCGACCCGCCGTCGCCGTTCAGCTCCAACCCCGCTCACCACCCCGTCTCCATGCCCACCACGCCCGCcggggcgtcgtcgtcggcgtcggcgtccttCGGCTGCATCGCGGCCAGGCCCGCCACCGACTCGCCGCCGTCCACGCCCAGCAGGGCGAGGTCGTCCAAGCccaccacgccggcggcggccgcggcggcgtacTACGCGTCGCTGTGGTCGCCCAGGAGGCTCATGCAGCGCGCCGCCCGCGCGTTCCGCAGCAGCAGGTCGCGCCGCGTGAGGGCGGACAAGGacgccggcgaggagcgggcTTCCTCGCCCACCAGCAGGGTCTCCGACGAGGCCAGAGCCGCGTCCGTCGTAGGTGCTGGTGGTGCCACAgagatcgccggcggcgatggccacggcgacgacgcgggcattgtgcagcagcagcaggaggaggaggagcgccacGACCACCCCGAGGTCGTCCCCGAGAAGATCATACACGAGATGAACCATCACGCGCCGCCGGTCTTCGTGACGGAAGAAGATGGTGAGTGCGGGGCGAAGACGAcgccggcggaggagaaggagacaacccctgccgccgccgccgccaccgtcgagGAGGATGTGGAGTCCCCCAAGAAAGGAGCGGCGCTGATGACTCTAGAGCCTGCACCGGAGGCTGCCGTCACCACCGCCGAGGAGGTGGCGGACAAGTTCGTGACGGTGGTGAAGAAGGCGATCAGGAagcacgaggaggagcagggcgagaagaagggggcggcggggaAGTTCCAGCTGGGCAGCCGGGTGAAGACGGCGATGGAGGCGCGGCCGGAGTCGGAGCAGCCGCAGCGCCGCGAGGTGGCGCGCAGCAACGACGTGATCGAGGAGGCGCGCAGCAAGCTGCTGGAGAAGCGCCAGTGCAGCAGGGTCAGGGCGCTCGTCGGCGCCTTCGAGACCGTcatggaggccgccgccgccgccggcacgccGCGGAACGGCACCCCGCGCCACGGCTCCTGCAAGTCGGCCTAA
- the LOC117859578 gene encoding uncharacterized protein, protein MEEYSDRRSKTEIAFRRRGSRLSYRNQSPEERTNHNNDGLGSSARLNPTKAGITDNQEGPRYLRDSFKSSSSKVVPASSSKFPLRKFEEKRRQPLLAGVDIAESGRRKAEAKQLEGSKKIVVDDESSDTLRTESEGSTTEQGRLLTPGSEGSHFTGPSGVYRNRSESFVRTAPLSSRTHGQKEKEVNLGTPGACSSYFTNRSTMPRNSTTGVRPAYGHANGVQRRGLKNPGCTSVPDVQPSGCSSDSVYSRRFEFMRKRASDPESSSRSRSFSGPSFSGHSPPTDIHDAGPRIRTNEQSLSQQIIRSSNRNQQESAVSVRTRRPSHATTLRAPDERADGMLSLHESSTRNGLSAQEHLSLEEVSAESSIRPFFVELPHDIYSSSRHHSSNTRAERGRPSSLFEESPPQMFHGLMGERNDHRRITMGGIAEVLLALQRTEQEAELAYEQLLVLDTNLFLGAFASHDRHRDMRMDIDNMSYEELLALEERIGSVSTALSDEQFAKCLRRSIYCPVATGVHKSVIDDMKCSICQEEYKEGEEVGRLPCEHRYHVCCIGQWLRQKNWCPVCKASAVPSMG, encoded by the exons ATGGAGGAATATTCAGACAGGAGATCCAAAACAGAAATTGCATTTCGTAGGAGGGGTTCCAGGCTCTCTTATCGAAATCAAAGTCCTGAAGAGAGGACTAATCACAACAACGATGGACTGGGAAGCAGCGCTAGACTCAATCCTACGAAAGCGGGAATTACTGATAATCAAGAAGGACCAAGATATTTGCGTGATTCGTTTAAATCTTCAAGCTCGAAAGTGGTGCCTGCAAGCTCCTCCAAATTTCCACTTAGAAAGTTTGAGGAAAAGCGAAGGCAGCCTTTGTTGGCAGGGGTTGACATTGCTGAAAGTGGCAGAAGAAAGGCTGAGGCCAAGCAGCTGGAGGGTAGTAAGAAAATCGTTGTAGACGATGAGAGTTCAGACACTCTGCGGACTGAATCAGAAGGTTCTACTACTGAACAAGGTCGTTTGTTAACACCTGGTTCAGAAGGCTCTCATTTTACTGGTCCTTCAGGTGTTTATCGAAATAGATCTGAGTCCTTTGTCCGAACTGCTCCACTAAGTTCTAGGACACATGGACAGAAAGAAAAAGAGGTGAATTTGGGTACTCCAGGAGCATGTTCTTCATATTTTACTAATCGGTCTACTATGCCTAGAAATTCCACCACTGGTGTGAGGCCAGCTTATGGTCATGCTAATGGAGTACAGAGACGTGGGCTTAAAAACCCGGGTTGTACTTCAGTACCTGATGTTCAGCCATCAGGTTGCTCATCCGATTCTGTTTATAGTAGGAGGTTTGAGTTCATGAGAAAGAGGGCTTCTGATCCGGAAAGCTCTTCCAGATCAAGGAGCTTTAGTGGACCATCTTTTTCAGGTCATTCCCCTCCTACAGATATTCACGATGCTGGTCCCAGAATCAGAACGAATGAACAGTCACTTTCTCAACAAATAATACGAAGCAGCAACAGAAACCAACAAGAATCGGCAGTTTCAGTTAGGACAAGACGACCTTCTCATGCCACTACACTGAGGGCTCCTGatgaaagagcagatggcatGCTTTCTTTGCATGAGTCATCCACAAGGAATGGGCTGTCAGCTCAGGAGCATCTTTCATTGGAAGAAGTCTCTGCCGAGAGTTCAATAAGACCATTCTTTGTGGAATTACCTCATGACATTTACTCATCTAGTCGTCATCATAGTTCGAATACTCGAGCTGAAAGGGGGAGACCAAGCTCCCTTTTTGAAGAAAGTCCTCCACAAATGTTCCATGGTCTCATGGGCGAGAGAAATGATCATAGACGCATAACCATGGGAGGAATTGCTGAG GTTTTACTAGCATTGCAGAGGACTGAACAAGAAGCTGAGCTGGCTTATGAG CAATTGCTGGTGCTGGATACTAATCTATTCCTTGGTGCATTTGCCTCCCATGATCGGCATAGAGACATGCGGATGGATATTGACAATATGTCCTATGAG GAATTATTGGCATTAGAAGAGAGAATAGGTTCTGTAAGCACAGCCCTTTCTGATGAGCAGTTCGCGAAATGCCTAAGAAGAAGCATATATTGTCCAGTTGCTACAGGAGTACATAAATCAGTCATAGATGACATGAAATGCAGCATATGCCAG GAAGAGTACAAGGAGGGTGAAGAAGTTGGGCGGTTGCCATGCGAACACCGGTACCATGTGTGCTGCATCGGCCAGTGGCTTAGGCAGAAGAATTGGTGTCCAGTATGTAAAGCGTCGGCAGTACCTTCTATGGGGTAA